From one Streptomyces sp. NBC_01478 genomic stretch:
- a CDS encoding indole-3-glycerol phosphate synthase — MFTSVLMIEKALTSADVEFVTTLHGDETVSFHVLLQPRGDQADRLLRAIDDVALGELDEAAHERETPEGKDAAELGAQALSVSLEALHAAGSAAEGRLIEDHPLDALKTLVDEIGADEVIVLTDPHYVEEFFHRDWASRARHKVGVPVLKLFSHSKE; from the coding sequence GTGTTCACAAGCGTACTGATGATCGAGAAGGCCCTTACGTCCGCCGACGTGGAGTTCGTCACCACCTTGCACGGTGACGAGACCGTCTCCTTCCACGTGTTGCTCCAGCCCCGCGGCGACCAGGCGGACCGCCTGCTGCGGGCCATCGACGACGTCGCCCTCGGCGAACTCGACGAGGCGGCGCACGAGCGGGAGACCCCCGAGGGCAAGGACGCGGCGGAACTCGGCGCACAGGCCCTGTCGGTGTCCCTGGAGGCCCTGCACGCGGCCGGCAGCGCGGCCGAGGGCCGGCTCATCGAGGACCATCCGCTGGACGCGCTGAAGACCCTGGTCGACGAGATCGGCGCGGACGAGGTGATCGTGCTGACCGACCCCCACTACGTGGAGGAGTTCTTCCACCGGGACTGGGCCTCGCGGGCCCGTCACAAGGTCGGCGTACCGGTGCTGAAGCTGTTCTCGCACAGCAAGGAGTAG
- the murC gene encoding UDP-N-acetylmuramate--L-alanine ligase gives MAPGLPTAMDRPHFIGIGGAGMSGIAKILAQRGAKVAGSDAKDSATADALRALGATVHIGHAAEHLADDATCVVVSSAIRQDNPELARAAELGIPVVHRSDALARLMDGLRPIAVAGTHGKTTTTSMLAVSLTELGLRPSYAIGGDLDAPGSNALHGEGEIFVAEADESDRSFHKYAPEVAIVLNVELDHHANYASMEEIYESFQAFADRIVPGGTLVISADHEGARELTRRVADSVKAVTYGEAEDADVRILSVVAQGLKSEVTVLLGGEELTFAVSVPGRHYASNAVAALAAGVALGIPAGELAPALAAYTGVKRRLQLKGEAAGVQVIDSYAHHPTEMTADLEAMRAAASSARLLVVFQPHLFSRTQELGKEMGQSLALADASLVLDIYPAREDPIPGVTSDLIIEAARAAGADVTPVHDKAAVPEAVAGMAKPGDLVLTMGAGDVTDLGPRILDRLAK, from the coding sequence ATGGCACCCGGCCTTCCCACCGCCATGGACCGACCGCACTTCATCGGCATCGGCGGGGCCGGGATGTCGGGGATCGCCAAGATCCTCGCGCAGCGCGGGGCGAAGGTCGCGGGCAGCGACGCCAAGGACTCCGCGACCGCCGACGCCCTGCGCGCCCTGGGTGCCACCGTGCACATCGGGCACGCGGCGGAGCACCTCGCCGACGACGCCACCTGCGTGGTCGTGTCGTCGGCGATCCGCCAGGACAACCCCGAGCTGGCCCGCGCGGCCGAGCTGGGCATCCCGGTCGTCCACCGTTCGGACGCCCTGGCCCGCCTGATGGACGGCCTGCGCCCGATCGCCGTGGCCGGTACGCACGGCAAGACGACCACGACATCGATGCTCGCGGTGTCCCTGACCGAGCTGGGCCTGCGGCCCTCGTACGCGATCGGCGGCGACCTGGACGCCCCGGGTTCGAACGCGCTGCACGGCGAGGGCGAGATCTTCGTCGCCGAGGCGGACGAATCCGACCGCAGCTTCCACAAGTACGCCCCCGAGGTCGCGATCGTCCTCAACGTGGAGCTCGACCACCACGCCAACTACGCGTCCATGGAAGAGATCTACGAGTCCTTCCAGGCCTTCGCCGACCGGATCGTGCCCGGCGGCACCCTGGTGATCTCGGCGGACCACGAGGGCGCGCGCGAGCTGACCCGGCGCGTGGCCGACTCCGTGAAGGCGGTGACGTACGGGGAGGCGGAGGACGCCGACGTACGCATCCTCTCCGTGGTCGCGCAGGGCCTGAAGAGCGAGGTCACCGTCCTGCTGGGCGGCGAGGAACTGACCTTCGCCGTCTCGGTCCCCGGCCGCCACTACGCGAGCAACGCGGTCGCCGCCCTCGCCGCCGGCGTCGCGCTCGGCATCCCCGCCGGGGAGCTGGCGCCCGCGCTGGCCGCGTACACCGGTGTGAAGCGGCGCCTCCAGCTCAAGGGCGAGGCGGCCGGCGTCCAGGTGATCGACTCCTATGCTCACCACCCCACGGAGATGACCGCCGACCTGGAGGCGATGCGCGCGGCGGCCTCCTCCGCGCGGCTGCTGGTCGTCTTCCAGCCCCACCTCTTCTCCCGCACCCAGGAACTCGGCAAGGAGATGGGCCAGTCCCTGGCCCTCGCGGACGCGTCCCTGGTCCTGGACATCTACCCGGCCCGCGAGGACCCGATCCCGGGCGTCACCAGCGACCTGATCATCGAGGCCGCGCGCGCGGCGGGCGCCGACGTGACCCCGGTCCACGACAAGGCGGCCGTCCCCGAGGCCGTCGCGGGAATGGCGAAGCCCGGTGATCTGGTTCTCACCATGGGAGCGGGCGATGTGACAGACCTCGGCCCGCGGATCCTGGACCGTCTCGCGAAGTAA
- the msrB gene encoding peptide-methionine (R)-S-oxide reductase MsrB, whose translation MSYDVEKPDEEWRAELDPAEYAVLRQAGTEPAFVGEYTDTKTKGVYSCRACGAELFTSTEKFESHCGWPSFYDPKDTDAVELIADRSHGMVRTEVRCARCGSHLGHVFEGEGYATPTDQRYCINSISLRLTPDEA comes from the coding sequence ATGTCGTACGACGTCGAAAAGCCGGACGAGGAATGGCGCGCGGAGCTGGACCCGGCCGAGTACGCGGTACTGCGGCAGGCCGGCACGGAGCCCGCCTTCGTCGGTGAGTACACCGACACCAAGACGAAGGGCGTCTACTCCTGCCGCGCCTGTGGTGCCGAACTCTTCACGTCCACCGAGAAGTTCGAGTCCCACTGCGGCTGGCCGAGCTTCTACGACCCGAAGGACACCGACGCGGTCGAACTGATCGCGGACCGGTCGCACGGGATGGTGCGCACCGAGGTGCGCTGCGCCCGGTGCGGATCGCACCTCGGGCACGTGTTCGAGGGTGAGGGGTATGCGACGCCGACCGATCAGCGGTACTGCATCAACTCGATCTCGTTGCGGCTGACGCCCGACGAGGCCTGA